In Gemmatimonadales bacterium, the following are encoded in one genomic region:
- a CDS encoding type Z 30S ribosomal protein S14 codes for MAKTAWIERAKRVPKFKVRTVRRCQRCGRSRAVLRKFGLCRICFRELALRGDIPGVRKASW; via the coding sequence ATGGCAAAGACGGCGTGGATCGAACGGGCAAAACGGGTCCCGAAATTCAAGGTCCGCACGGTGCGGCGCTGCCAGCGGTGCGGCCGCTCGCGCGCGGTGCTGCGCAAATTCGGCCTGTGCCGCATCTGTTTCCGTGAGCTCGCGCTCAGGGGAGACATCCCCGGCGTGCGCAAGGCCAGCTGGTAG
- the rpsH gene encoding 30S ribosomal protein S8, with the protein MNLTDPVADMLTRIRNACAAGHRRVDMPVSKLKSEVARLLRDNHYIADFKVLDDGTHSVLRLYLKYHNDEPVIRELRRISTPGLRRYVKCREIPRVKNGLGMAIVSTPKGLMTDREARTARLGGELLALVW; encoded by the coding sequence ATGAACCTCACAGATCCCGTCGCGGACATGCTCACCCGCATCCGGAACGCCTGCGCCGCGGGCCACCGGCGGGTGGATATGCCGGTGTCCAAGCTCAAGAGCGAGGTCGCCCGGCTGCTGCGCGACAATCATTACATCGCGGACTTCAAGGTGCTCGACGACGGCACCCACAGCGTGCTGCGCCTGTACCTCAAGTACCACAACGACGAGCCGGTCATCCGGGAGCTGCGCCGGATCTCGACTCCGGGCCTCCGGCGCTACGTCAAGTGCCGGGAGATCCCGCGGGTCAAGAACGGACTCGGGATGGCGATCGTCTCCACCCCGAAGGGGCTCATGACCGACCGCGAGGCGCGCACCGCCCGGCTGGGCGGCGAGCTCCTGGCGCTCGTCTGGTAG
- the rplF gene encoding 50S ribosomal protein L6: MSRIGKKPVAIPKGVTVALTDHTISVKGPKGELSRRLHRDMQVAVTDAEVTVARPSDENRHKALHGLTRTLVQNMVDGVSRGYLKTLEIQGVGYKAEAKPYGVNLIVGYSHPVKYEAPKGIKISVDNNTLVKVEGADKEVVGQVAAELRNVRPPEPYKGKGIRYQGEQVRRKAGKTGAK, translated from the coding sequence ATGTCCCGCATCGGCAAGAAGCCCGTGGCGATCCCGAAGGGCGTCACCGTGGCGCTCACCGACCACACGATCTCGGTGAAGGGGCCCAAGGGTGAGCTCAGCCGCCGCCTCCACCGCGACATGCAGGTCGCGGTAACCGACGCCGAGGTGACAGTGGCGCGCCCGAGCGACGAGAACCGGCACAAGGCGCTGCACGGCCTCACCCGCACCCTGGTCCAGAACATGGTGGACGGCGTCTCGCGTGGCTATCTCAAGACCCTCGAGATCCAGGGCGTGGGTTACAAGGCCGAGGCCAAGCCGTACGGCGTGAACCTGATCGTGGGCTACTCGCACCCGGTCAAGTACGAGGCCCCGAAGGGCATCAAGATTTCGGTGGACAACAATACGCTCGTGAAGGTCGAAGGCGCCGACAAGGAGGTCGTGGGCCAGGTGGCCGCCGAGCTCCGCAACGTGCGCCCGCCGGAGCCGTACAAGGGCAAGGGCATCCGCTACCAGGGCGAGCAGGTCCGCCGCAAGGCCGGCAAGACAGGAGCGAAGTAA